The DNA sequence GTTTTCAAATTTTCAAAGTCCATGGTTGCCAGAGCCACGACCTGCGCAAGAATAGTCTTATCCTTGTCCAGCCCTGAAGCCGCGTTTCCTTTTGGCTTGTTCTCTTTTTTAACACTCCCTTTTTTCCTGTTCATGCTTTTCCTCCAGAGTTTCGCGTTCCCTTGAGACCGTTTTGCCTGTCACCCTTGGCAGGCACGCGTTCCGTCAAACCGGTCTCTCCGGCACACGTTTCGCTCTGGCGGGTAGCAGGGAGCAAGCCTGTTTTTGATGCGTGATACCGGCGTGCCGCTGGCGCAGGATGGCCTGGGCAAGCATTTCGCCGATGGAAGCGAAACGGTCGGATAACGGGATATCAATAAGATTGGAGTGCATGTTTTCTTATCCTGTATGGGTTGCCCAATAAGACAGCAGCGTCCGGCGTTCGGCAGCGCGTTTGTCTTTTGCCGCCTGTCTTATTCCCCAGCGGTCGCCGAGAAGAATCAATGTCTTCCTCGCTCGCGTAACGCCGGTATAAAGCAGCTGGCAGCAGGCGTGCCAGTGGGATTTGTGCAGCAGCACGATTACACAGGGAGCTTCGCTGCCCTGGTAGGAATGGATAGAGAGGCAGTAAGCCAGTTGCAGCGCGCCGGTTTTTTCGTTGGAAATAAACCGTTAAATATTTCCAGGTTGTAATCGTCGGCTTTCTGCACCACCCGGTCGCCGATGGTGAAACGCCCGGTCACGGAACCGTGATGCAGATAACGCAATTTGTATTTGCGCGGGCAATTGCGCCAGCAGTTCAGGGCGGAGTAGCTCAGGATTTCTCGTTCTGTTGTCGCGGTCATTTTCATTCCTCCT is a window from the Bacteroidota bacterium genome containing:
- a CDS encoding ATP-binding domain-containing protein, translating into MSNEKTGALQLAYCLSIHSYQGSEAPCVIVLLHKSHWHACCQLLYTGVTRARKTLILLGDRWGIRQAAKDKRAAERRTLLSYWATHTG